The genomic stretch GCAGGACGAGGTCTGGTAGCGTTTGTAGACATTGCAGCAGATGACTACGACCCAGCAGTGAATGGAGGAGTGGATTTTGAAACTGCGATGGGGCGCATTCATGCAGTGCTAGCGGATGGCACCGTGATCAAGAATGTGGAAGTGTTTCGTCGGGTTTATGAAATTCTGGGGATGGGCTGGATCTATGCCGCAACCAAGTGGCCTGTCGTTGGCCCTGTGGTCGATTGGTTGTATGACTGGTGGGCAGACTGGCGGCTTGCTCTGACGGGGCGACCCAATTTAGCAGCGATCGCGACACAACGGCAGCAGCGACTGGAATGCCAGCCTCAAGGACGCTGTCAATTGGCTAACGATGATGTTTAACTGAGGTTTACGACAGATGCATCAGGCAACTCACGTTAGTTAACTAAGCCTAAAGTAAGCCCCCATGACCCGAATTTTAATTTTGTATTCTTCTTTAGGATCAGGGCATGTTAGCGCTGCCACAGCTCTGAAGGATGCGTTTGCTCACTTTCCTGACGTGGAAGTGCTCAGTGAAGACGCCCTCACCTATGCCAGTTCTGTTTACCGCAACGCGATTACGCAGATTTATGAGCAACTGAGCGAGAAAGTGCCATTGCTCTACAAAGCCTTTTACGAAGGCAGTGATGTGGATGATCTGGAACGAGCCATTGACAGCAATCTCACTTGGGCTCGCTTAGAGCGTCCCTTCTTTCGCAAACTGGGGCGTTTTATTAAACAAGCTGATCCGGATGTTGTGGTTTGTGTGCAGCAAATTCCTAGCCGCTTGTTGCAACTGTTGGATCAAGAAGATGAAGTCTCTAAACCACAATACGTCGTTGTCACGGATACGATCGCGCATAGCACTTGGATCAACTATGGCGTCAACGGCTACTTTCTGCCCAACGATTTAAGCGCCAGTTTTTTAGTTCAGCGCGGGGTTGACCCGAAATTGCTGCATGTGACTGGGATTCCGATTCACTTAGAGAGTACGAAACCTAAGACTAAAGTGGCAGTG from Trichocoleus desertorum ATA4-8-CV12 encodes the following:
- a CDS encoding DUF393 domain-containing protein is translated as MSVNSYENASPTQLPLSEDKTLSEDKTVGAAQFWQIKLLYDGECPLCLREVNFLTQRDAGRGLVAFVDIAADDYDPAVNGGVDFETAMGRIHAVLADGTVIKNVEVFRRVYEILGMGWIYAATKWPVVGPVVDWLYDWWADWRLALTGRPNLAAIATQRQQRLECQPQGRCQLANDDV